The Heteronotia binoei isolate CCM8104 ecotype False Entrance Well chromosome 11, APGP_CSIRO_Hbin_v1, whole genome shotgun sequence genome includes the window tctgccaggcctttggctgaggcagcaggcgtcctatTCCATCACCTGGCCCTATGTTGCAATCCATCTCTGCTGTAACATTAAATTTATTTACTGTTCTAGACACTTAGTATATATTATACATGCCCAACTGAGCCCCCTTTTAGACCTTCTTATGATTTGTTAAATTGTATTGCTTGATTTGGTtcttaactgttgttttatactgtttttagaatgttgtcatccatcctgagcccatttttgggaaagggcagactataagttgcctaaataaataataataaatagggGGATCAAATTTGATAGCCCAGTGTATGGTATCCAGAGCATACACAGGTGAGATAAGGATTTAATATATGACTCTCCAgttgttttatttacttcattaagGATTCTGCCGTTTCAGGGTCTGTTGTAGTTATATATCCCTCTCTTTTTCTCAAGGCAAAATTGGAGAAGAGGCCAAAGAAGGTGTCTCAGATTCGGATTCGGAAGACTATTCCTAAACCAGATCCCAACCTCACTCCCATGGGACTTCCTAGGCCAAAGAGGTAAAGTATGTTCTGTACAGGATAAATAAAGCAGCACCAAGATTCTGATCCAGGAGACTTGTAAATGCAAAATGTCTTGTAAAACAACTTGCTGATTTTAGACATACACAAATAGACTGAGGCAAAGGCATTTGAAAGAGTACCAGGTCAAGGATTGGGCTGAAGAACAGGAATAAAGTTGAGGTAGAGCACAAAATTCTCTGCACTACTGGTCAAGCTTAGCTGACAAGCTTAGCTTTTTCTACTTTCACCGTCTTCTCAAATCCTTCAGGGAAGCATATGACTAAATCTGATGGATAAGACCTTGGAAAAGCTTGTTCAGCACTCCTAGAGTTGTGCTGCTTGTCCCTGGGAGAAAGCTGAAGAGTTAGTTTTAAAATCCTGGTGGCCGTAAATAGTTAGGGAGGATCCAAGGAAGTCCCTGTCTCTCCTCCTTCATCAGGCTTGGAAATTGAAAGCTGATGCTCACTTGGCTCATCCATAGGTAAGACTCCACAGCCTGTTCCCAATTAGGGATTTGAGGCCAAATCCTTTCTATGTCAGTGTTATGTGGTTAAGAAACACGGGATGCTTTGGGGGTCAGAAGAAAGTATACAGTGGTGCTGCTTATCCTTGAAACCCTCAGAAACAAAGAGCAGGGCTTGGTTGCCTATGATTTCCCCCTTTGTTTCAGTAGCTGTCAGTTTAACCTGCTCAAAGAAGGTGCTGTTCTTGTGGCCCATGAGAATACTGATTGATGAAGAGGAGATAACATATAGTGAGCTTTGTGTTCCCTGAACTGTTGCAGGGACccctctcctgctgctgcttaCGGAGCTGGAGGCTCCGGCTCTTATCTAGTCTCCAAGTTCATTTTGAGTTACTTGGAGCTAGACATGGTAAATTGGTAATGAGTAAAAATGTTTTTTCTCTCCTGGCTGAATTAAATAGAGAATGGGAGGGAAAGGTAAAAGATATTTTCAGTTAGCTTAACAGATGCCTGAGACTGTGAAAAGCTCTGGAAGCCCTTTCAAATCAGTGAAGGCATGTTGAAAATGGAATGGTTAACTATTCTCTTCAGTTGACGTCTGAAGCGTTTACTGGAAGATGGGAGAAATTGCTTGTTCCTGCATGTTCTGCTCCACATGAAGCACAAAATGCTCTGTATCCGATTTCTTTAATAGATCTTTTGGTCTGACAAAGATGACTGCAACCTGTGTTGAGTTATTGTTTGTGAGACAAGAGCTATGGGTAGTCTCAagtctcttgcttctttctttcaGGTTAAAGAAGAAAGAATTCAGCTTAGAAGAAATATACACCAACAAGAACTACAAATCCCCTCCTGCATCCAGGTGGGATAGGCTAAGTAGCTGCATAATGGTACAGAGACAAGAGCTTCGGAATACATGAGTGTAGAGATATTAGCTGGCTATATGAAGAATCAACATAGCATGGTCTGAATAAACTCTCTACTATATGTGCGCAGTAGATAAAGTTGATGCATTAACTGTGCAAGAGAGAATGCTACTTTTCATGTTGAAATGGAGCATTAGTGCTTAGACTTACTTCGGTCAGCACTTTGTATTTAATGTTTGCAACAACCCTATGAAGAAGGCTGGTATTATCTGGAGATTGGAGACTAGGGCTGAGAGAGTATGGCTTAGTTAGGGTCACTTACTGAATATGTGCCTAAGATGACATTTGATCTGATGACTTCCCAGAGGATAAGCTTGCTCTCTAAGCTGCTCTGCTACACCATTTTAGAATTCCAGAATGGCCAATATTTACTGTGTCATCTGATCACTGTCTCTAAAATCACAGGACTGTTTATGACAATCCTTTGGTCCTTAAGACTTCTTTGTATTCTAATATTATTCCCAGGTGCCTAGAAACTATCTTTGAGGAGCCAaaggagaaaaatggatgcttgaTCTCTGTCAGCCACCAGAAGAGAAAGCGGATTTTGGAGTTTCAGGACTTCACCATTCCCCGGAAGAGAAGAGCTCGCAGCAGAGTCAAAATGATGGGCAGTTTCACCCGGGCACAAAAAGCAGCCTTGGAGGGAAGTGAACTTGATGCCCTTCTGATTCAGAAACTAACAGACCTTGAAATCTTTTTTGCC containing:
- the PRR14L gene encoding protein PRR14L isoform X3; its protein translation is MLPHVPDWVVDIPKPVYDKLRLEPYFSASLPTSCSIPEPEHSPLGHLTPEFQIHPLDDVSVPSLPSSGTQLEKAKLEKRPKKVSQIRIRKTIPKPDPNLTPMGLPRPKRLKKKEFSLEEIYTNKNYKSPPASRCLETIFEEPKEKNGCLISVSHQKRKRILEFQDFTIPRKRRARSRVKMMGSFTRAQKAALEGSELDALLIQKLTDLEIFFAMEEEREQGHAPGS
- the PRR14L gene encoding protein PRR14L isoform X2, which codes for MGLGCLARAIPDSAMLPHVPDWVVDIPKPVYDKLRLEPYFSASLPTSCSIPEPEHSPLGHLTPEFQIHPLDDVSVPSLPSSGTQLEKAKLEKRPKKVSQIRIRKTIPKPDPNLTPMGLPRPKRLKKKEFSLEEIYTNKNYKSPPASRCLETIFEEPKEKNGCLISVSHQKRKRILEFQDFTIPRKRRARSRVKMMGSFTRAQKAALEGSELDALLIQKLTDLEIFFAMEEEREQGHAPGS